In one window of Rhodoglobus vestalii DNA:
- a CDS encoding YlxR family protein, with the protein MKAVRTCIGCRASDSRSSLLRIVASHGAIVVDYSAALPGRGAWLHPTFTCYESAVKRRAFGRAFRANSPLDSGTLLSVLAEYETGHQPVPPNEQAD; encoded by the coding sequence ATGAAGGCAGTAAGAACATGTATTGGCTGTCGTGCGAGCGACAGCAGATCTTCCTTACTGAGGATCGTCGCATCTCACGGTGCGATTGTGGTCGACTATTCGGCCGCACTTCCGGGTCGCGGTGCGTGGCTTCACCCCACATTCACGTGTTATGAGTCTGCGGTCAAACGCAGAGCTTTTGGGCGTGCTTTTAGGGCGAATTCGCCGCTGGATTCCGGAACACTTCTTTCAGTGTTAGCTGAATATGAGACGGGGCATCAACCGGTGCCCCCTAACGAACAGGCTGATTGA
- a CDS encoding A/G-specific adenine glycosylase, with protein MRAWFVEHGRDLPWRRDGFGAWGILVSEIMLQQTPVARVIPRLEQWLERWPTPEALAAAAPGDAVRAWERLGYPRRALNLHAAATAITHNHGGMVPEDVPSLLALPGIGEYTARAVAAFAYGHRHPVVDTNVRRVIARVVLGQGEAGPPSTRRDLAAMEELLPADPTDAQSTNAATMELGAIVCTARKPLCQECPVRDLCQWRADGYPVYEGKRPAPQKRFEGSDRQVRGLILAELRASDVPVTPEEIVQVWPDSAQRERALDGLLRDGLVVLSGADYELP; from the coding sequence ATCCGCGCGTGGTTCGTCGAGCACGGCCGCGACCTTCCGTGGCGTCGCGACGGGTTCGGCGCTTGGGGAATTTTGGTGAGCGAGATCATGCTGCAGCAGACCCCTGTTGCACGCGTCATCCCGCGACTCGAACAGTGGCTGGAACGGTGGCCCACGCCGGAGGCCCTTGCCGCGGCTGCTCCCGGAGATGCGGTTCGCGCCTGGGAACGCCTCGGCTACCCTCGACGGGCACTCAACCTTCATGCTGCCGCGACCGCGATCACGCACAACCACGGTGGCATGGTGCCCGAGGATGTCCCTTCACTGTTGGCGCTGCCCGGTATCGGGGAGTACACCGCTCGCGCCGTGGCCGCGTTTGCCTATGGCCACCGTCATCCGGTCGTCGACACGAACGTTCGCCGCGTCATCGCCCGGGTTGTGCTGGGTCAGGGCGAAGCGGGGCCGCCGTCGACCCGACGAGACCTCGCCGCAATGGAAGAACTGCTCCCTGCTGACCCCACTGACGCTCAGTCCACAAACGCTGCGACCATGGAACTCGGCGCGATCGTCTGCACCGCGAGAAAACCGCTGTGCCAAGAGTGCCCGGTACGCGATTTGTGTCAGTGGCGTGCCGATGGTTACCCGGTGTATGAGGGAAAACGGCCGGCGCCCCAGAAACGGTTCGAGGGATCAGACCGCCAGGTGCGGGGCCTCATCCTTGCCGAGCTTCGCGCGAGCGACGTGCCCGTAACTCCTGAAGAAATTGTGCAGGTGTGGCCTGATTCGGCACAGCGAGAACGAGCTCTGGATGGGCTTCTCAGAGACGGCCTTGTCGTACTCAGTGGCGCGGACTATGAGTTGCCCTAG
- the rbfA gene encoding 30S ribosome-binding factor RbfA: MVDAARAAKMADRIKVIVAKTLERGIRDPRLGFVTITDVRVTGDLQHASVFFTVYGTDEERIDSAAALKSATGLVRREVGKNLTARLTPSIEFIPDGIPENAALIDSLLTEAHHRDASIGSLKKDAKYAGDEDPYVKPRDYAAEEEAAGFDDDAVYESKDD; this comes from the coding sequence ATGGTTGACGCAGCTCGCGCGGCGAAAATGGCCGACCGCATCAAAGTAATCGTGGCCAAGACACTTGAGCGTGGTATCAGAGATCCGCGGCTTGGGTTTGTCACCATCACCGATGTTCGGGTGACTGGAGATTTGCAGCATGCCTCCGTCTTCTTCACCGTTTATGGTACAGACGAGGAGCGAATCGATAGCGCCGCGGCTCTCAAATCAGCGACCGGGCTCGTTCGCCGCGAAGTGGGCAAGAACCTCACAGCGCGGCTGACGCCCTCAATTGAGTTCATCCCCGACGGCATCCCGGAGAACGCCGCCCTCATCGACTCGCTGCTGACCGAAGCGCACCATCGTGATGCGTCCATCGGCTCGCTCAAGAAAGATGCGAAGTACGCCGGCGACGAAGACCCCTATGTGAAGCCTCGCGATTATGCTGCCGAAGAAGAAGCAGCGGGTTTCGACGATGACGCGGTTTACGAGAGCAAAGACGACTAG
- the nusA gene encoding transcription termination factor NusA produces the protein MDIDLSVLRMMEREREIPFEELVLIIEQAITSAYLKHVEAPEGKAAEAAPTARVVLDRKTGHVSVWVPEYDDEGAIVGEAEDSPSDFGRIAAFAAKQVINQRLRDIGDDKVLGEFKGREGDIVAGVIQQGPNPRMIHIDLGTVEAIMPPEEQVPSEEYTHGSRLRVYVTAVNKGDKGPQITVSRTHPSLVRKLFALEVPEIASGLVEITSVAREAGHRTKMAVRATEAGINAKGSCIGELGQRVRAVTAELNNEKIDIVDYSENLAVFVANALSPAKVSSSFVIDEATKAVRALVPDYQLSLAIGKEGQNARLAAKLTGARIDIQPDSILDDE, from the coding sequence ATGGATATCGACTTGAGCGTGCTGCGCATGATGGAGCGCGAGCGAGAGATACCGTTCGAAGAACTGGTGTTGATCATTGAGCAGGCAATTACGAGTGCCTACCTCAAACACGTTGAGGCTCCCGAAGGTAAAGCTGCCGAAGCTGCCCCGACTGCTCGCGTTGTCCTTGATCGAAAGACCGGCCACGTTAGCGTGTGGGTTCCCGAGTACGACGACGAGGGCGCAATCGTTGGCGAGGCTGAAGACAGTCCCAGTGATTTCGGTCGTATCGCAGCGTTTGCGGCGAAACAGGTCATCAACCAGCGACTTCGAGACATCGGGGACGACAAGGTTCTCGGCGAATTCAAAGGGCGCGAGGGCGACATCGTTGCCGGAGTGATCCAGCAGGGCCCCAATCCGCGCATGATTCACATCGATTTGGGCACCGTCGAGGCAATAATGCCTCCCGAAGAGCAGGTTCCGAGCGAGGAGTACACGCACGGTTCACGATTGCGCGTGTATGTCACCGCCGTAAACAAGGGCGACAAAGGTCCTCAGATCACTGTCAGCCGCACCCATCCTTCGCTCGTGCGCAAACTGTTTGCCCTCGAAGTCCCCGAGATCGCCAGTGGACTTGTTGAGATCACGTCAGTGGCTCGTGAGGCCGGCCACCGTACCAAGATGGCTGTGCGCGCCACAGAAGCAGGCATCAACGCCAAGGGATCGTGCATTGGGGAGCTCGGCCAACGGGTGCGAGCGGTGACAGCGGAGCTCAACAACGAGAAAATCGACATCGTTGACTACTCCGAGAATCTTGCGGTTTTTGTCGCGAATGCACTGTCGCCAGCCAAAGTCTCAAGCTCCTTCGTGATCGACGAAGCGACCAAAGCAGTGCGAGCACTCGTTCCTGACTACCAACTTTCGCTAGCGATCGGCAAAGAGGGTCAAAATGCGCGGCTGGCGGCCAAACTGACCGGCGCCCGCATCGACATCCAGCCCGACTCGATTCTCGACGACGAATAG
- the infB gene encoding translation initiation factor IF-2, whose translation MAAKPRVHEVAAEAGVDSKAALAKLKEMGEFVKGPSSSIEPPVARRLKAALEADAAKAPPEPEKPKAAPKAAPKAAPKAAPKPKTPTPSAPNPAGVADEAPAAVSAPEPTHEPEEGAAPAPLTVAERQAQALAAEKALAAEKASAEASGKPEGDTPAAPSPSAIPRPGTPRPGNNPFASNQGMQRGGNSRPGNNPYAASQGSQRAGASGGIPRPGAPRPGTPRLGAPRPGGPGQGTRPGGFGQRPGGPGAGGGQRPGGPGAGGGQRPGGAGGGARPGGAPGNNFGPNRPPGGGRGRGPGGGTAGAFGRGGGKSKARKSKRAKRAEFELREAPSLGGVSVPRGDGKEVIRLRRGASITDFADKIDTSPGNLVTVLFHLGQMATATESLDEATFGILGDELGFKIEMVSPEEEDRELLLGFDMDLDQELEDESDDELIVRPPVVTVMGHVDHGKTKLLDSIRNANVVAGEAGGITQHIGAYQVVKEHDGIERPITFIDTPGHEAFTAMRARGAQVTDVAILVVAADDGIMPQTVEALNHAQAANVPIVVAINKIDKEGANPAKVRQQLTEFGLVAEEYGGETMFMDVSALNNVGITELLDAVLLTADAGLDLRANPNKDARGVAIEAKLDKGRGAVATVLIQSGTLSVGDPIVAGTAYGRVRAMFDENGDSVEKAEPSRPVAVLGLTSVPKAGDVFLVTDDDRMARQIAEKREAAERNALLARSRKRISLEDFTKALEDGKVESLNLIIKGDVSGAVEALEESLLKIDVDDSVQLRIIHRGVGAVTESDINLATVDNAIIIGFNVRPDPKARERANREGVDVRFYSVIYAALEDVENSLKGMLKPEFEEVQSGFAEIREIFRSSKVGNIAGVIVRSGTITRNAKARVIRDGVVVGDNLAIDSLRRFKDDVTEVRTDFEAGIGLGKFNDIQIGDEIETIEMKEKPRD comes from the coding sequence GTGGCTGCCAAACCACGCGTACACGAAGTCGCCGCCGAAGCAGGCGTCGATAGCAAGGCTGCACTAGCGAAGCTCAAAGAAATGGGCGAATTCGTTAAAGGCCCTTCGTCAAGCATTGAACCCCCCGTCGCACGACGGTTGAAAGCTGCCCTCGAGGCAGACGCTGCGAAAGCTCCCCCAGAGCCGGAGAAGCCCAAAGCTGCGCCCAAAGCTGCGCCCAAGGCTGCGCCTAAAGCGGCGCCGAAGCCCAAGACCCCAACACCCAGTGCCCCGAACCCTGCAGGCGTGGCTGACGAAGCGCCGGCTGCTGTTTCGGCGCCCGAGCCAACTCATGAACCAGAGGAGGGCGCGGCTCCCGCACCCTTGACGGTTGCTGAGCGTCAAGCTCAGGCCTTGGCTGCCGAAAAGGCTTTGGCCGCAGAGAAGGCGTCCGCTGAAGCCAGCGGAAAGCCCGAAGGCGACACACCTGCTGCTCCAAGCCCGTCGGCGATTCCTCGCCCGGGTACCCCGCGTCCGGGCAACAACCCCTTCGCATCGAATCAGGGAATGCAGCGCGGCGGCAACTCTCGCCCCGGCAATAACCCCTACGCCGCAAGCCAGGGCTCACAACGTGCTGGTGCCAGCGGCGGAATTCCTCGTCCCGGTGCGCCTCGCCCCGGAACCCCACGCCTCGGCGCTCCACGTCCGGGTGGACCCGGTCAGGGTACCCGTCCCGGTGGCTTCGGTCAGCGTCCCGGCGGCCCCGGTGCCGGCGGCGGTCAGCGTCCCGGCGGCCCCGGTGCCGGCGGCGGTCAGCGCCCCGGTGGAGCCGGTGGTGGTGCACGTCCCGGCGGCGCTCCCGGAAACAACTTTGGTCCTAACCGTCCGCCCGGTGGCGGTCGCGGTCGCGGCCCCGGTGGTGGCACCGCAGGCGCGTTCGGTCGCGGCGGCGGCAAGAGCAAGGCGCGCAAGTCAAAGCGGGCGAAGCGGGCAGAGTTTGAACTGAGAGAAGCCCCGTCGCTGGGTGGCGTCAGCGTTCCTCGCGGTGACGGCAAAGAAGTTATTCGTCTTCGCCGCGGTGCATCGATCACCGACTTTGCCGACAAGATCGACACGAGTCCCGGAAACCTCGTCACCGTACTGTTCCACCTGGGACAAATGGCGACCGCAACGGAATCCCTCGACGAGGCGACCTTCGGCATCCTGGGTGACGAGCTCGGCTTCAAAATCGAAATGGTCTCACCTGAAGAGGAAGACCGCGAGCTCCTGCTCGGCTTCGACATGGACCTCGATCAAGAACTCGAAGACGAATCGGATGACGAACTGATCGTCCGCCCTCCCGTTGTCACCGTCATGGGTCACGTCGACCACGGTAAGACCAAACTGCTTGACTCGATCCGTAACGCCAACGTTGTTGCTGGCGAAGCGGGCGGCATCACGCAGCACATTGGTGCCTACCAGGTTGTCAAAGAGCACGACGGCATCGAACGTCCGATCACCTTTATCGACACCCCGGGTCACGAGGCGTTCACCGCCATGCGTGCTCGTGGTGCGCAGGTCACCGACGTCGCAATCCTGGTGGTTGCCGCCGACGACGGAATCATGCCGCAGACGGTTGAAGCACTCAACCACGCTCAGGCAGCCAACGTTCCGATCGTTGTCGCGATCAACAAGATCGATAAAGAGGGAGCAAACCCGGCCAAGGTCCGACAGCAGCTCACCGAATTCGGTCTCGTAGCTGAAGAATACGGCGGAGAGACCATGTTCATGGATGTCTCGGCGCTCAACAACGTCGGTATTACGGAGCTTCTTGATGCTGTGCTTCTGACAGCGGATGCCGGACTCGACCTGCGCGCAAACCCCAACAAGGATGCTCGTGGTGTCGCGATCGAAGCCAAACTCGACAAGGGTCGCGGTGCTGTTGCCACCGTGCTCATCCAGTCGGGAACGCTCTCGGTCGGAGACCCGATCGTCGCCGGAACGGCCTACGGCCGCGTTCGTGCAATGTTCGATGAAAACGGCGATTCTGTCGAGAAGGCCGAACCTTCGCGTCCCGTTGCCGTGCTCGGTCTCACCTCGGTTCCCAAGGCCGGCGACGTGTTCTTGGTCACCGACGACGACCGCATGGCTCGCCAGATCGCAGAAAAGCGCGAGGCGGCAGAGCGTAACGCCCTGCTGGCTCGTAGCCGCAAGCGCATCAGCCTCGAGGACTTCACCAAGGCACTCGAAGATGGCAAGGTTGAATCGCTCAACCTCATCATCAAGGGTGACGTATCGGGTGCTGTTGAAGCTCTCGAAGAATCGCTGCTCAAGATTGATGTTGATGACTCAGTTCAGCTGCGCATCATCCACCGCGGTGTTGGTGCTGTTACCGAAAGCGACATCAACCTCGCCACCGTAGACAACGCGATCATCATCGGATTCAACGTTCGCCCCGACCCGAAGGCGCGCGAACGCGCCAATCGCGAAGGTGTCGACGTACGTTTCTACTCGGTTATCTACGCGGCACTCGAAGACGTCGAGAACTCACTCAAGGGCATGCTCAAGCCTGAGTTCGAAGAAGTCCAGTCTGGTTTTGCAGAGATCCGCGAGATCTTCCGTTCCTCCAAGGTCGGAAACATCGCTGGTGTCATCGTACGATCGGGAACGATCACGCGAAACGCCAAGGCTCGAGTCATCCGCGATGGTGTCGTCGTTGGCGACAACCTAGCGATCGACTCGCTGCGTCGCTTCAAGGATGACGTCACTGAGGTCCGTACCGACTTCGAAGCCGGAATTGGATTGGGCAAGTTCAACGACATCCAAATCGGTGACGAGATCGAGACAATTGAAATGAAGGAAAAGCCGCGGGATTAG
- a CDS encoding proline--tRNA ligase encodes MSTRLSQLFVRTLREDPVDAEVASHRLLVRAGYIRRQAPGVFAWLPLGLKVRRKIEAVIREELEAFGAQEVLFPALLPREPYELTGRWSEYGDGIFRLKDRRDVDYLLAPTHEEVFTLLVKDLYSSYKDLPLALYQIQDKYRDEARPRAGLLRGREFSMKDSYSFDYTDAGLDVSYQQHRDAYERIFTRLGLEYVVVAADAGAMGGSKSEEFLHPTPIGEDTFVRSAGGYAANIEAYRTTPPEVQPIDGLPAALVFDSPNTPTIETLVALANEQQPRVDRLWTAADTLKNVVLALRFLDGRRELVVVGLPGNRDVDLKRAEVAFAPAEVEAATEKDFADLAKREGNPGFVKGYIGPWSPEGAVLGKESATGVRFLLDPRVVEGTQWITGANIPEKHVLNLVAGRDFVADGTVEVADVREGDPAPDGSGPIETARGMEIGHVFQLGRKYAEVLGLKVLDENGKLVTVTMGSYGIGVTRLMAAIAETTNDGKGLLWPKNISPFDVHIVAAGKDEVVFETAESLVSSLESAGLDVLFDDRRKVSPGVKFGDAELLGVPKIVIVGRDAANGMVEVWDRATNERTSTSTGIAEVRAALLS; translated from the coding sequence GTGTCTACACGTCTCTCACAACTCTTTGTCCGCACGCTTCGCGAAGACCCCGTCGATGCCGAAGTGGCCAGCCACCGCCTCTTGGTGCGTGCCGGCTACATCCGTCGACAGGCTCCCGGGGTGTTTGCGTGGTTGCCGCTCGGCCTCAAGGTTCGCCGCAAGATTGAGGCGGTCATCCGTGAGGAGCTTGAGGCGTTTGGTGCGCAAGAGGTGCTCTTTCCGGCGCTTCTGCCGCGTGAGCCCTATGAGCTGACCGGTCGCTGGTCGGAGTATGGCGACGGAATTTTCCGGCTTAAAGACCGCAGAGATGTCGACTATTTGTTGGCGCCCACCCACGAAGAGGTATTCACGCTGCTCGTGAAGGATCTTTATTCGAGCTATAAAGATTTGCCTCTGGCGCTCTACCAAATTCAGGACAAGTACCGCGACGAGGCACGCCCGCGTGCTGGCCTGCTGCGCGGGCGCGAGTTCTCGATGAAAGACTCCTACTCTTTCGATTACACGGATGCCGGACTCGACGTTTCGTACCAGCAGCACCGTGATGCCTACGAACGCATTTTCACTCGCTTGGGCCTTGAGTATGTCGTGGTCGCGGCGGATGCGGGAGCCATGGGTGGCTCCAAGAGCGAAGAGTTTTTGCACCCCACCCCGATCGGCGAAGACACCTTTGTTCGCTCGGCTGGCGGGTATGCCGCGAACATTGAGGCCTACCGAACGACGCCACCCGAGGTGCAGCCGATTGACGGCCTTCCCGCGGCGCTCGTTTTCGATTCGCCAAACACCCCCACAATCGAGACGCTCGTCGCGCTCGCCAACGAGCAACAGCCGCGCGTGGATCGTCTGTGGACCGCCGCCGACACTCTCAAAAATGTGGTTCTTGCGCTGCGCTTCCTTGACGGACGCCGCGAGTTAGTCGTTGTGGGTCTGCCAGGCAATCGCGATGTTGATCTGAAGCGTGCCGAGGTTGCTTTCGCACCCGCCGAGGTTGAAGCAGCAACCGAGAAGGACTTTGCCGATCTCGCGAAGCGAGAGGGTAACCCCGGCTTTGTGAAGGGCTACATCGGCCCCTGGTCACCAGAGGGTGCCGTTCTTGGCAAAGAGTCTGCAACGGGCGTGCGTTTCCTGCTCGACCCCCGTGTTGTTGAGGGTACGCAATGGATCACCGGCGCAAACATCCCTGAGAAGCATGTTCTTAATCTTGTTGCGGGCCGCGACTTTGTGGCCGACGGTACCGTCGAGGTCGCGGACGTGCGCGAGGGCGACCCGGCTCCCGACGGAAGCGGCCCCATTGAGACCGCTCGCGGCATGGAGATTGGTCACGTATTCCAGCTCGGCCGCAAATATGCGGAGGTGCTTGGGCTCAAGGTCCTCGACGAAAACGGCAAGCTTGTCACCGTGACGATGGGCTCGTATGGCATCGGCGTGACCCGTCTGATGGCCGCAATTGCGGAGACCACCAACGATGGCAAGGGGCTCTTGTGGCCCAAGAACATCAGTCCGTTTGATGTGCACATCGTTGCCGCCGGTAAAGACGAGGTGGTGTTTGAGACGGCGGAAAGCTTGGTCTCATCCCTCGAAAGCGCGGGACTTGACGTTCTCTTCGATGACCGGCGCAAGGTTTCGCCCGGCGTAAAGTTCGGCGATGCCGAGCTGTTGGGCGTGCCGAAGATCGTGATTGTCGGCCGCGATGCCGCCAACGGAATGGTCGAGGTGTGGGATCGAGCCACCAACGAGCGCACCAGCACCAGCACAGGCATCGCTGAGGTGCGTGCGGCGCTGCTCAGTTAA
- a CDS encoding bifunctional riboflavin kinase/FAD synthetase, with protein sequence MELFESIDAVPNDFGAVAVTIGKFDGVHGGHRAVLARLEQVAAERGLHSVVVTFDRNPMSLLNPTACPEPLVSKQQKLERLASAGVDATLVLAFDRALSEVSAAEFVETVLVDALATRVILVGADFRFGAHGTGDVQLLRLLGEEHGFEVVVLDDVELEAGRRISSTFVRELLADGQVAEAGRILTTLHSVRGIVVLGQQRGRELGYPTANLEANSEGFTPADGVYAAWLVVDGTRYAAAVSIGNNPTFEGVAEKQVEAHALDQDFDIYGKRVEVEFVEYVRGMVKFSTIDALVEQMCLDEIVVREILAVPPKVAPTK encoded by the coding sequence ATGGAGTTGTTCGAATCTATCGATGCTGTACCGAATGACTTCGGTGCGGTTGCGGTGACCATCGGCAAGTTTGATGGGGTACACGGTGGGCACCGTGCGGTGCTTGCCCGACTCGAGCAGGTCGCCGCTGAGCGCGGATTGCACTCCGTTGTTGTGACCTTTGATCGCAATCCCATGAGTTTGCTGAATCCGACGGCGTGCCCCGAACCTCTGGTCAGCAAGCAACAAAAGCTGGAACGGCTCGCCTCGGCTGGAGTTGATGCAACTCTCGTGCTTGCATTCGATCGCGCATTGAGCGAAGTCAGTGCGGCAGAGTTTGTTGAGACGGTGTTGGTTGATGCACTCGCGACTCGGGTCATTCTTGTCGGCGCAGATTTTCGTTTTGGTGCCCACGGCACCGGCGATGTTCAGTTGCTGCGGTTGCTGGGCGAGGAGCACGGTTTTGAGGTTGTGGTTCTTGATGACGTCGAGCTCGAGGCAGGTCGCCGCATCTCGTCAACGTTCGTGCGGGAACTACTCGCTGATGGCCAGGTTGCTGAAGCGGGGCGTATTCTCACGACACTGCATTCCGTGCGCGGCATCGTGGTGCTGGGTCAACAACGCGGTCGAGAACTCGGTTACCCGACAGCGAACCTTGAGGCGAACTCCGAGGGATTCACCCCGGCCGACGGGGTGTACGCGGCGTGGCTGGTGGTCGACGGTACGCGCTATGCGGCCGCGGTGTCGATCGGCAACAATCCGACGTTTGAGGGCGTCGCGGAGAAGCAGGTTGAGGCGCACGCCCTTGATCAAGACTTCGATATCTACGGAAAGCGGGTCGAGGTCGAGTTCGTGGAATACGTTCGCGGAATGGTCAAGTTTTCTACGATCGATGCGCTGGTCGAGCAAATGTGTCTCGACGAAATCGTTGTGCGGGAAATTTTGGCCGTTCCCCCGAAAGTAGCGCCCACAAAGTAG
- the truB gene encoding tRNA pseudouridine(55) synthase TruB, translating into MAKAPRNPASGILFIDKPHGITSHGVIARARASVGTRKIGHAGTLDPMATGLLVLGANNATRLLTYLVGLDKQYTATIRLGASSNTDDAEGELSEPADAAALSAITNRDIAAAVAQLTGHIMQRPSSVSAIKVDGKRAYTLARSGEEVRLAERAVTVSAFEVLEVVRGEHIDVEARVDCSSGTYVRALARDLGAALGVGGHLTVLRRTRVGPFHVDGASTLADDLEQHLIAPAVVAGQLFDSVELNDQQSFELSRGQQVPLGNVGAGPIAVVNPAGRLIGLAEVVNGRTRILSNFPADVRAVVQEGAPDNG; encoded by the coding sequence GTGGCTAAGGCTCCGCGCAACCCTGCCAGTGGCATCCTGTTCATCGACAAACCGCACGGCATCACCAGTCACGGCGTTATAGCTCGGGCGCGGGCATCCGTCGGTACACGCAAAATCGGGCATGCAGGCACCCTTGACCCCATGGCGACGGGCCTGCTCGTGCTTGGCGCTAACAATGCCACCCGGCTCCTGACCTACTTGGTGGGTCTTGACAAGCAATACACTGCCACCATTCGCCTGGGGGCCTCATCAAATACTGACGATGCTGAGGGGGAACTCTCTGAACCAGCGGATGCTGCCGCCCTGAGTGCGATCACCAACCGAGACATCGCGGCCGCCGTCGCCCAGCTCACCGGTCACATCATGCAACGGCCAAGCTCCGTCAGTGCGATCAAAGTTGACGGTAAGCGTGCGTACACGCTCGCACGTTCTGGCGAAGAAGTCAGGCTTGCAGAACGCGCCGTCACAGTCTCAGCGTTCGAAGTGCTGGAGGTTGTGCGAGGGGAGCACATCGACGTTGAGGCTCGAGTGGACTGCTCGTCGGGTACCTACGTTCGGGCGCTTGCCCGCGATCTGGGTGCGGCCTTGGGGGTCGGTGGTCACCTCACCGTGCTTCGCCGCACCCGAGTGGGCCCTTTCCATGTTGACGGCGCCAGCACTCTTGCCGATGATCTTGAGCAGCACCTCATCGCCCCGGCGGTGGTTGCGGGTCAACTCTTTGACAGTGTCGAGCTCAATGACCAGCAATCGTTCGAGCTTTCCCGGGGCCAGCAGGTTCCTCTGGGCAATGTCGGTGCCGGTCCGATTGCCGTAGTGAACCCTGCTGGGCGGCTGATTGGTCTCGCCGAAGTGGTGAACGGGCGCACCCGCATCCTCTCGAATTTTCCGGCGGATGTCCGAGCGGTCGTGCAGGAAGGTGCGCCAGATAATGGTTGA
- a CDS encoding ketopantoate reductase family protein encodes MRIGVIGAGAVGGAVAGLLARAGHDVEVTARGAHLDTIRASGLAITGVWGDSISRLRAAATLTRVNELVIVATKAHDAEQALRDNITYLRNVPVVIFQNGLDSLETAHRASPRSDAIGGLATFASSFLSPGNIHVTAAGPSYLGVAGDNDVPARYAAHILDAVMPTSVVANFRGAQWTKLVINQVNALPAITGYSVQSIVAHSLLRRVMTASMRETVRVALSNGIHFETLQGLSHRRLKNFARSPLWMSELLPRVMARRMGSTPNPGSTLQSIKRGQPSEVDALNGAVVRAATAKSQPAAVNALMVELVHSVESSGTFFSPDDVAIRYAALTRDR; translated from the coding sequence ATGCGAATCGGCGTCATAGGTGCGGGTGCCGTTGGCGGGGCTGTCGCCGGATTGCTTGCGCGTGCCGGCCATGATGTGGAGGTCACTGCACGCGGGGCCCACCTTGACACCATCCGCGCCTCCGGTCTGGCAATCACCGGGGTTTGGGGCGATAGCATCTCACGGTTGCGTGCGGCAGCAACCCTCACGCGCGTCAACGAACTCGTGATCGTTGCCACGAAAGCGCACGACGCAGAACAGGCACTTCGCGACAACATCACCTACCTCCGTAACGTGCCGGTCGTAATTTTTCAGAACGGGCTCGACTCTCTCGAAACCGCACACCGTGCTTCTCCTCGATCGGATGCGATTGGTGGCCTTGCTACCTTTGCGTCATCATTTCTCTCACCGGGAAATATCCATGTCACCGCGGCGGGGCCCAGCTACCTCGGGGTAGCAGGCGACAATGATGTGCCAGCCCGATATGCGGCACATATTCTCGATGCCGTCATGCCGACCTCCGTGGTCGCCAATTTCCGCGGTGCCCAGTGGACCAAGCTGGTCATCAATCAGGTCAATGCACTGCCCGCAATCACCGGATACAGCGTGCAATCAATCGTTGCCCACTCCTTGCTGCGCCGAGTGATGACAGCAAGCATGCGAGAGACGGTGAGAGTCGCGCTCTCGAATGGAATCCACTTCGAAACTCTGCAGGGTCTCAGCCATCGTCGACTGAAGAACTTCGCTCGATCACCACTGTGGATGAGCGAACTGCTGCCACGAGTCATGGCCCGCCGCATGGGGAGCACCCCCAATCCCGGCTCAACCCTTCAGAGCATCAAGCGTGGCCAGCCCAGCGAGGTTGATGCCCTCAACGGTGCCGTCGTTCGTGCCGCAACGGCGAAAAGCCAACCCGCCGCAGTGAACGCGCTCATGGTCGAACTTGTGCACTCTGTTGAGTCCAGCGGAACATTTTTTAGCCCTGACGACGTCGCCATACGGTACGCGGCACTAACACGTGACCGCTGA